The Helicobacter fennelliae nucleotide sequence GCAATGACAAACTCGCCCCCTCAATTGCGAGCAAAATTGAAAAATTTGCGTGGCAATCCATAGAATCTACTTTTAGATTCTAGATTCTATGCAAACACAAAAGAGTGTAAAGAAATCCTCTATTTTTAGGCAGATTTTGGGGTTGTGTAGAAATTTTTAGACAAGCAAAAACACAAAAAAGTGTAACATAGAAGTTCATCACAGGCTAAAAATTTCAAACTCCCTGAAATATGGCTTCTCAAGCAAAACCCTAAAGTTGCATAGCAAAAAAGAGAGGATTTAGATTTTAGATTCTATATAAAATAGAATCTAAAATCTTTAAAGCAACTTCCCATAACACCTTATATAAATAACTTTAACCAAAGTTGCCAAAAGCATATACAACACCACGCAAGGAATAAGATACCAAAAAAACCAACTTGGCAAAGCAACAAACCCAAGCGCATTAGCAAGCTGTGTAAATGGTATGATTGTAAGTGCGATAATCCCTGAAAGTGTAAAAAACATCACAGGAGCCGAAGCACTGCTTTGCACAAAAGGAATTTTTGATGTGCGAAGCATATGGATAATAAGCATTTGCGACCACATAGATTCTATAAACCAGCCCGCTTGAAACATCGCCTCATAGTTTAGCTGCATTGTAGCAAGCATATCTCCTGCAAAGACATTTACCAAATCATTATACAAAACCCCACCGCTAACAAACATCGGACAGCACACAAAATACATAAAAACATAAGTGCTCCAATCAAACACAGAACTCACAGGTCCAAACCAAAGCATAAAGCTACTTACAGATTTGCTATCCCAATTTTGCGGGGTTTTGAGAATCTCTTTATCGACATTATCCCAAGGAAGCGACATACAAGAAATATCATAAATCAAATTTAAAATAAGCAAATGCAATGGCATCATCGGAATAAAAGGCAAAAATACCGAAGCCGCAAGCACAGAGAACATATTTCCAAAATTAGAAGACGCTGTCATTTTGATGTATTTAATCATATTTGCATAGGTTTTGCGCCCCTCGATTATGCCTTCTTCTAGCACCATAAGATCTTTTTCAAGCAAAATAATATCTGCACTTTCTTTGGCAATATCCACCGCAGAATCTACTGAGATTCCAACATCAGCGATTTTTAGTGCGGGAACGTCATTTATACCATCGCCCATAAATCCCACAGAATGCCCCAAATCCTGCAATACTTTCACAATCCGAACTTTTTGATCTGGAGAGAGTTTGGCAAATACTTCAGTCTGTATAGCACAAACTGCAAGCTCTTCATCACTCATTTGCTCAATTTGATGTCCTAAGAGGATTTTATCGCCATTGATTCCGACTTGAAGCCCTACTTGCTTGCAAATATTTTGCGCGACTTTTGGGTTATCACCTGTAAGCACTTTTGCCATCACTCCATGATCTCTTAGTGCAGTGATGGCAAGTTTGGCACTTGATTTGGGTGGATCAAGAAATGCAAGATAGCCAAGTAGCACCATATCGCATTCATCTTTTACCCCAAAAGCCCCAACTTGAGATGGGTTATTTTTTTGTGCCAATGCGATAACACGGAATCCATCTTTATTTAGATCATCAACAACTTGTAAAATCTCTTGTTTAAGCTCATTGCTCAATGGCTCTAGTTTTGAGTCATACTCCACAAAAGAGCAAATACTAAGCATTTCCTCAACTGCGCCTTTTGTAATCATTTGCGTTTTGCCTGATGTATCTTGCACTACCACAGAAAGCCTGCGCCTTACAAAATCAAATGGCATTTCATCTATTTTTGTATAGTTTTGAGATAAGTCTATAATTTTTGGATTTGCAAGCTCTAGCTCTTCTGTTTTGTTGATGATAGCAATATCCATAAGGTTTTTGTAGCCTGTTTGAAAATAGCTATTCAAATACGCATGACGCAAGATTCTGTCATCTTCTTTGCCATGCACATTGATATGGTATTCAAGCACGACTTCATCTTGAGTGATTGTGCCTGTTTTGTCTGTGCAAAGGATATTTATCGCGCCAAAGCTTTGGATTGCGTTGAGATTTTTGACAATGGTTTTTTTCTTTGACATAATCACCGCGCCCTTTGCCAAACAAGTGCTTACAATCATAGGTAACATCTCTGGTGTCAATCCCACTGCAATTGAGATTCCAAACAATAACGCCTCAAGCCAATCACCCTTTGTGAAGCCATTGACAAAAAACACAATAGGCACCATAATAAGCATAAATCGTATAAGCACCCATGAGACCTTATTGACGCCTTTTGTGAAATTTGTCTCTGGAGCTTGGCTAGCAACTTCAGAGGCGACACTTCCAAATAAGGTGCTATCGCCTGTGGCTAATACAAGCGCGCTTCCCTGCCCACTTAGCACATTTGACCCCATAAAAGCAAGATTAGTCCTATCAGTGATAGAATCTATCTTATCCAAAGGCTTGGCTATTTTTTCGATAGGTTCG carries:
- the mgtA gene encoding magnesium-translocating P-type ATPase, with the translated sequence MTTKKIKNPQKINKKTFKILEFASMHTAENIFEYLNKSSNGLIHASKTGLNKSSIYASREIYGDNVVTHQKKQSLGTQLFKAFINPFTLILLVLAGVSCFMDIILPLSCGRADEVSIQAVVIICAMVFLSGILRFVQESRSGAAAELLLSMITTTCSVIRKNKHNEEKKKEIPLDKVVVGDIVTLSAGDMIPADVRILEAKDLFINQSSLTGESEPIEKIAKPLDKIDSITDRTNLAFMGSNVLSGQGSALVLATGDSTLFGSVASEVASQAPETNFTKGVNKVSWVLIRFMLIMVPIVFFVNGFTKGDWLEALLFGISIAVGLTPEMLPMIVSTCLAKGAVIMSKKKTIVKNLNAIQSFGAINILCTDKTGTITQDEVVLEYHINVHGKEDDRILRHAYLNSYFQTGYKNLMDIAIINKTEELELANPKIIDLSQNYTKIDEMPFDFVRRRLSVVVQDTSGKTQMITKGAVEEMLSICSFVEYDSKLEPLSNELKQEILQVVDDLNKDGFRVIALAQKNNPSQVGAFGVKDECDMVLLGYLAFLDPPKSSAKLAITALRDHGVMAKVLTGDNPKVAQNICKQVGLQVGINGDKILLGHQIEQMSDEELAVCAIQTEVFAKLSPDQKVRIVKVLQDLGHSVGFMGDGINDVPALKIADVGISVDSAVDIAKESADIILLEKDLMVLEEGIIEGRKTYANMIKYIKMTASSNFGNMFSVLAASVFLPFIPMMPLHLLILNLIYDISCMSLPWDNVDKEILKTPQNWDSKSVSSFMLWFGPVSSVFDWSTYVFMYFVCCPMFVSGGVLYNDLVNVFAGDMLATMQLNYEAMFQAGWFIESMWSQMLIIHMLRTSKIPFVQSSASAPVMFFTLSGIIALTIIPFTQLANALGFVALPSWFFWYLIPCVVLYMLLATLVKVIYIRCYGKLL